The following coding sequences are from one Veillonella rodentium window:
- the tuf gene encoding elongation factor Tu, with amino-acid sequence MAKEKFERTKPHVNIGTIGHVDHGKTTLTAAITKVLAEKGQADFQDYSMIDKAPEERERGITINTAHVEYETENRHYAHVDCPGHADYVKNMITGAAQMDGAILVVSAADGPMPQTREHILLARQVGVPAIVVFLNKADMVDDEELIELVEMEVRELLSSYEFPGDEVPIIVGSALKALEGDAQYVAKIDELMAAVDSYIPTPVRDTDKPFLMPVEDVFTITGRGTVATGRVERGEVNVGDTVEVVGLKEKAEQYVVTGLEMFRKTLDSAVAGDNVGALLRGVDRKDIERGQVLAKPGSINPHTKFKAEVYVLTKEEGGRHTPFFSNYRPQFYFRTTDVTGVVNLPEGVEMCMPGDNVTMEIELITPIAIEEGLRFAIREGGHTVGAGVVTQIEG; translated from the coding sequence ATGGCAAAAGAAAAATTTGAACGTACGAAACCGCATGTTAATATCGGTACAATCGGTCACGTTGACCATGGTAAAACTACTTTGACTGCTGCAATCACTAAAGTATTGGCTGAAAAAGGCCAAGCTGACTTCCAGGATTACAGCATGATCGATAAAGCTCCTGAAGAACGTGAACGCGGTATCACAATCAACACTGCACACGTTGAGTATGAAACTGAAAATCGTCACTATGCACACGTTGACTGCCCGGGCCATGCTGACTATGTTAAAAACATGATCACCGGCGCAGCTCAAATGGACGGCGCTATCTTGGTTGTATCCGCAGCTGACGGCCCTATGCCTCAAACTCGCGAACACATCTTGTTGGCTCGTCAGGTTGGCGTTCCTGCAATCGTAGTATTCTTGAACAAAGCCGATATGGTTGACGATGAAGAATTGATCGAATTGGTTGAAATGGAAGTACGTGAACTTCTTTCTTCCTACGAATTCCCTGGCGACGAAGTGCCTATTATCGTAGGTTCCGCATTGAAAGCGTTGGAAGGCGACGCTCAATACGTAGCGAAAATCGACGAATTGATGGCGGCTGTAGATTCCTACATCCCAACGCCGGTTCGTGATACTGATAAACCTTTCTTGATGCCTGTGGAAGACGTTTTCACAATCACCGGTCGTGGTACAGTGGCAACCGGCCGTGTTGAGCGTGGTGAAGTAAACGTCGGCGACACTGTAGAAGTAGTAGGCTTGAAAGAAAAAGCTGAACAATACGTTGTTACAGGTCTTGAAATGTTCCGTAAAACATTGGATTCCGCAGTAGCAGGTGACAATGTCGGTGCATTGCTTCGCGGTGTTGACCGTAAAGACATCGAACGTGGTCAAGTATTGGCTAAACCGGGTTCCATCAACCCACACACTAAATTCAAAGCGGAAGTGTACGTTTTGACTAAAGAAGAAGGTGGCCGTCATACTCCATTCTTCTCCAACTACCGTCCACAATTCTATTTCCGTACAACAGACGTAACAGGTGTTGTAAACCTTCCTGAAGGTGTAGAAATGTGTATGCCTGGCGATAACGTAACAATGGAAATCGAATTGATCACTCCAATCGCTATCGAAGAAGGTCTTCGCTTCGCGATCCGCGAAGGTGGCCACACAGTAGGCGCCGGCGTAGTAACACAAATCGAAGGTTAA
- the fusA gene encoding elongation factor G: protein MAREFSLAKTRNIGIMAHIDAGKTTTTERILYYTGIVHKIGEVHEGAATMDWMEQEQERGITITSAATTCQWKEHRINIIDTPGHVDFTVEVERSLRVLDGSVAVFSAKGGVEPQSETVWRQASNYGVPRIAYVNKMDTIGADFFNVVDMMKTRLGANSVAIQVPIGAEDTFQGIIDLMTMKAEIYKSDDGKEFEITDIPAEYQEVAEARREMMIDAIAETDDDIMMKYLEGEEISIEELKAAMRKAVIANQLFPVLCGSSYKNKGVQMLLDAVIDYMPAPIDIPPIKGVVPGTEEETTRPSSDEEPFSALAFKIMADPYVGKLAFFRVYSGTLESGSYVFNSTKGKKERIGRILQMHANSRKEIERVYSGDIAAAVGLKDTTTGDTLCDEKAPVILESMEFPEPVISVAVEPKTKADQEKMGTALARLAEEDPTFKVRTDEETGQTIISGMGELHLDIIVDRMHREFKVDCNVGKPQVAYRETIRKSVKAEGKFVRQSGGRGQYGHCWLELIPQEPGAGFEFENKVVGGAIPREYIGPVENGVKEAMETGVIAGYPMVDVKVIVFDGSYHDVDSNEMAFKIAGSMGFKEGARKADPALLEPYMAVEVDVPEEYMGDVIGDLNSRRGRMDGMEARNGNQHIKAYVPLSEMFGYATDLRSKTQGRGNYSMTFDHYEEVPKKIAEEIQAKKNG from the coding sequence GTGGCAAGAGAGTTTTCCTTAGCAAAAACTCGTAATATCGGTATCATGGCTCACATCGATGCCGGTAAAACAACTACTACAGAACGTATCCTCTACTATACAGGTATCGTTCACAAGATCGGCGAAGTACATGAAGGTGCTGCTACGATGGACTGGATGGAGCAAGAGCAAGAACGTGGTATCACAATCACTTCTGCTGCAACAACTTGTCAATGGAAAGAACATCGTATTAACATCATCGATACTCCTGGTCACGTTGACTTTACTGTAGAAGTAGAACGTTCTCTACGTGTTCTTGACGGCTCCGTAGCGGTGTTCAGTGCTAAAGGTGGCGTTGAACCTCAATCCGAAACTGTATGGCGTCAAGCGTCTAACTACGGTGTACCTCGTATTGCTTATGTAAATAAGATGGATACGATCGGTGCTGACTTCTTTAACGTAGTTGACATGATGAAAACCCGTTTGGGTGCAAATTCCGTAGCAATTCAAGTGCCAATCGGCGCTGAAGATACTTTCCAGGGCATCATCGATTTGATGACTATGAAAGCGGAAATTTACAAATCCGATGACGGTAAAGAATTTGAAATCACTGATATCCCGGCTGAATATCAAGAAGTAGCGGAAGCTCGTCGCGAAATGATGATCGATGCTATCGCTGAAACTGATGACGATATCATGATGAAATATTTGGAAGGCGAAGAAATCTCCATAGAAGAATTGAAAGCAGCGATGCGTAAAGCCGTTATTGCTAACCAATTGTTCCCGGTTCTTTGCGGTTCTTCCTACAAAAACAAAGGTGTACAAATGTTGTTGGACGCTGTCATCGATTACATGCCTGCTCCAATCGATATTCCACCTATTAAGGGTGTAGTTCCTGGTACTGAAGAAGAAACAACTCGTCCTTCTTCCGATGAAGAGCCATTTTCCGCATTGGCATTCAAAATCATGGCTGACCCTTATGTTGGTAAATTAGCGTTCTTCCGTGTGTACTCCGGTACATTGGAATCCGGTTCTTACGTTTTCAACTCCACTAAAGGTAAAAAAGAACGTATCGGCCGTATTCTTCAAATGCACGCTAACTCCCGTAAGGAAATCGAACGCGTTTATTCCGGTGATATCGCTGCGGCGGTTGGTTTGAAGGATACTACTACAGGCGACACATTGTGTGATGAAAAAGCTCCTGTAATCCTTGAATCTATGGAATTCCCGGAACCGGTTATCTCCGTTGCCGTTGAACCTAAAACAAAAGCTGACCAAGAAAAAATGGGTACGGCTCTTGCTCGTTTGGCGGAAGAAGATCCTACTTTCAAAGTTCGCACTGATGAAGAAACAGGTCAAACTATTATTTCCGGTATGGGTGAGCTTCACCTGGATATCATCGTTGATCGTATGCATCGTGAGTTCAAAGTGGACTGTAACGTAGGTAAACCTCAAGTTGCGTACCGCGAAACTATCCGCAAGTCTGTTAAGGCTGAAGGCAAGTTCGTACGCCAATCCGGTGGTCGTGGTCAATATGGTCACTGCTGGTTGGAATTGATTCCTCAAGAACCGGGCGCTGGCTTTGAATTTGAAAACAAGGTCGTAGGTGGTGCGATTCCTCGTGAATACATTGGACCTGTTGAAAACGGTGTTAAAGAAGCTATGGAAACCGGTGTTATCGCCGGATATCCAATGGTTGATGTCAAAGTTATCGTATTCGACGGCTCTTACCATGACGTTGACTCCAACGAAATGGCCTTCAAAATCGCCGGCTCTATGGGCTTCAAAGAAGGTGCTCGCAAAGCAGACCCTGCATTGCTTGAACCGTACATGGCCGTAGAAGTAGACGTTCCTGAAGAATATATGGGCGACGTAATCGGTGACTTGAACTCCCGTCGTGGTCGTATGGACGGCATGGAAGCTCGCAATGGCAACCAACATATCAAAGCATATGTTCCGTTGAGCGAAATGTTCGGTTACGCAACTGATCTTCGTTCCAAAACGCAAGGTCGCGGTAACTACTCCATGACATTCGATCATTATGAAGAAGTTCCTAAGAAAATTGCTGAAGAAATTCAAGCAAAGAAAAATGGTTAA